From one Thunnus maccoyii chromosome 6, fThuMac1.1, whole genome shotgun sequence genomic stretch:
- the gucy2f gene encoding retinal guanylyl cyclase 2: MQNIPPNFRGALWESNHPCMPIIKSRPTLTTLPFYNFLLWVLLGVLTFPCCVRCLIFKVGVLGPWNCDPVYYRALPAAAARLAVNRINGDLNLDLGLKMDFIILQEPCETSKALTAFIYYEKMADAFVGPTNPGYCTAASLLAKNWDKAVFSYGCVNFELDRIMGYPTFARTVPFPTEVLFTVLKHFRWANIVVVSSNEDIWIDTAGRVAAALRNKGLPVGLVTNMGMNETEVESTLRRIQAAGQIRVIIMCMHSVLVGGEQQATFLLKAQEMGLTSGKYVFVPYDTLHFSMPYTNVSYFPLQNNSRLREAYDAVLTITVASEPLSFNEAYTAAKRTEELTLAVQPEQVNPLFGTIYNSIYLLAKSINNARRAGMRLSGSNLAYFTKNTTFNGFNQKIMVDTGGDVKTNYVILDTDNRGSQLYQTYLVDLTSGVLRFAGRSISFPGGSPPPSDSSCWFDTTNVCTGGVEVTYIIVVFAVIFTLAVGGLGISLYIRRRLQQIQLVRGPNRILLTLEDLTFINPQLSKKKITLEDLSESKSFVEEKSAERSQSVNSMQTATHETTNVAVYEGDWVWLKKFEEGHFKEVKQSTTKIFTKMKDLRNENVNPFLGFFSDCYMYAVVTEHCSRGSLQDLLRNEDVKLDWMFKSSLVLDLIKGMKYLHHRDFPHGRLKSCNCVVDGRFVLKITDYGFNELLESQKAPIEEPPPEDLFWTAPEFLRDLANSRKGTYKGDVYSFSIILQEVVVRGPPYCMLGLPPEEIIRKVKKPPPMCRPNVAPDQAPLECIQLMKQCWSEQPDRRPDFDEIFDRFKIINKGKKTNIIDSMLRMLEQYSSNLEDLIRERTEELEVEKQRTEKLLSEMLPPSVAEALKTGATVEPEYFDQVTIYFSDIVGFTTISSLSDPIEVVDLLNDLYTLFDAVLSNHDVYKVETIGDAYMVASGLPKRNGNKHAAEIANMSLNILSSVGTFHMRHMPDVPVRIRIGIHSGPCVAGVVGLTMPRYCLFGDTVNTASRMESTGLPYRIHVNMSTVKILHSLNEGYKIDVRGKTELKGKGIEETYWLVGKTNFTKPLPKPPEIKPGDNWQEMVTEEIKTLFRKANRQVDKQKI; this comes from the exons ATGCAAAATATTCCTCCAAATTTCAGAGGGGCGCTATGGGAGTCCAACCATCCATGTATGCCCATCATTAAGAGCAGACCAACTTTGACGACACTGCCCTTTTATAACTTTCTGTTATGGGTGCTCCTCGGAGTGTTGACGTTCCCCTGTTGTGTCCGCTGTTTGATATTCAAAGTGGGGGTCCTGGGGCCTTGGAACTGCGACCCTGTTTATTACAGGGCCCTGCCCGCTGCGGCCGCCAGGCTCGCTGTAAACAGGATAAACGGAGACCTCAATCTGGATCTGGGCCTGAAAATGGACTTCATCATCCTGCAGGAGCCTTGCGAAACCTCCAAAGCTCTCACTGCGTTTATTTACTACGAGAAGATGGCAGATGCGTTCGTGGGCCCCACCAACCCCGGATACTGTACTGCAGCTTCACTCCTGGCTAAAAACTGGGATAAGGCAGTCTTCTCTTACGGCTGTGTTAACTTTGAGCTGGACCGCATCATGGGATATCCGACGTTTGCCAGGACAGTACCGTTTCCCACCGAGGTTTTGTTCACCGTGTTGAAACACTTCAGGTGGGCCAACATTGTAGTGGTTTCATCCAATGAGGATATCTGGATAGATACCGCGGGGAGAGTGGCTGCTGCTCTGAGGAATAAGGGTCTTCCCGTTGGCCTGGTTACAAATATGGGTATGAATGAGACAGAGGTGGAGAGCACGCTGAGGAGGATCCAGGCTGCAGGACAGATCAGGG ttatCATCATGTGCATGCACTCTGTCCTGGTTGGAGGGGAGCAGCAGGCTACTTTTCTTCTCAAGGCACAAGAAATGGGTCTGACATCAGGGAAGTATGTTTTTGTGCCCTACGACACTCTACACTTCAGCATGCCCTACACCAACGTCTCCTACTTCCCCCTGCAAAACAACAGCAGGCTGAGGGAGGCCTATGATGCTGTGCTCACTATCACTGTCGCCTCTGAGCCTCTGTCCTTCAATGAGGCATACACTGCAGCAAAGAGGACTGAGGAACTGACGTTAGCTGTGCAGCCAGAGCAG GTTAACCCACTATTTGGGACCATCTATAACAGCATCTACCTGCTGGCCAAGTCCATCAACAATGCCAGGAGAGCAGGCATGAGGCTGTCAGGCTCAAACTTGGCCTACTTCACAAAGAACACAACCTTCAATGGCTTCAACCAGAAGATCATGGTGGATACTGGTGGTGACGTCAAAACCAATTACGTCATCCTGGACACTGACAACAGGGGCAGCCAACTGTACCAGACCTATCTAGTGGATCTTACGTCCGGAGTGCTTCGCTTTGCTGGGAGGTCCATCAGTTTCCCAGGAGGATCCCCTCCGCCGTCCGATTCCAGCTGCTGGTTCGATACGACTAATGTCTGCACAGGGG GTGTGGAGGTCACCTACATCATAGTGGTGTTTGCTGTCATCTTCACTCTGGCTGTAGGAGGGCTTGGCATAAGTCTTTACATCAG GAGGAGACTCCAACAAATCCAGCTTGTCAGGGGTCCAAATCGGATCCTGCTTACCTTAGAGGATCTCACTTTCATCAACCCTCAGCTTAGCAAGAAG aaaatcaCTTTAGAGGATCTGAGCGAGTCTAAAAGCTTTGTGGAAGAGAAGTCTGCAGAACGCTCTCAATCTGTGAACAGCATGCAGACAGCAACTCATGAGACCACCAATGTTGCTGTGTACGAG GGCGACTGGGTGTGGCTGAAGAAATTTGAGGAGGGGCATTTCAAGGAGGTGAAGCAGAGCACCACGAAGATTTTCACCAAG ATGAAGGACCTGAGAAACGAGAACGTGAATCCATTCCTGGGCTTCTTTTCGGACTGCTACATGTATGCAGTGGTGACAGAGCACTGCTCGCGGGGCAGTCTGCAGGACCTGCTGAGGAACGAGGATGTTAAACTAGACTGGATGTTCAAGTCCTCACTTGTGCTTGACCTCATCAAG GGTATGAAATACCTTCACCACAGGGATTTCCCCCACGGCCGACTAAAATCTTGTAACTGTGTGGTAGACGGGCGTTTTGTCCTCAAGATTACAGACTATGGCTTTAATGAGCTGCTGGAGTCTCAGAAAGCTCCTATAGAGGAACCTCCACCTGAAG ATCTATTTTGGACAGCTCCAGAGTTCCTGAGGGACCTTGCAAACTCTCGTAAAGGGACCTACAAGGGAGATGTGTACAGCTTTTCTATCATCCTCCAGGAGGTGGTGGTCAGAGGGCCACCGTACTGCATGCTGGGTCTACCACCTGAGG AGATCATCCGGAAGGTGAAGAAGCCTCCTCCAATGTGCCGCCCCAATGTGGCCCCGGACCAGGCTCCTCTGGAATGTATCCAGCTGATGAAGCAATGCTGGAGCGAACAGCCTGACCGAAGACCAGACTTCGATGAGATCTTTGACAGG TTCAAGATAATCAACAAGGGTAAGAAGACCAACATCATCGACTCCATGTTGAGGATGCTGGAGCAGTACAGCTCCAACCTGGAGGACCTCatcagagagagaacagaggagctggaggtggaaaaacagagaacagagaaactgcTGTCAGAGATGCTCCCACC CTCTGTGGCTGAGGCTCTGAAGACCGGTGCCACAGTGGAGCCAGAGTACTTTGACCAGGTGACCATCTACTTCAGTGACATCGTGGGTTTCACCACCATCTCCTCCCTCAGTGATCCCATCGAGGTGGTCGATCTTCTCAATGACCTCTACACTCTGTTTGACGCCGTGCTCAGTAACCATGACGTCTACAAG GTGGAGACCATTGGTGATGCTTACATGGTAGCATCAGGTCTGCCGAAGAGAAACGGCAACAAGCACGCTGCTGAGATCGCCAACATGTCCCTGAACATCCTCAGCTCAGTGGGGACCTTCCATATGCGGCACATGCCAGACGTACCTGTTAGGATACGCATAGGAATCCACTCAG GGCCCTGTGTTGCTGGGGTGGTAGGTCTGACTATGCCTCGGTACTGCCTTTTTGGAGACACCGTCAACACTGCCTCTCGTATGGAATCCACTGGGCTGC CTTATAGAATCCATGTGAATATGAGCACTGTGAAGATCCTCCATTCTCTCAATGAAGGTTATAAAATAGATGTCAGGGGCAAGACAGAGCTGAAG ggtAAAGGTATTGAAGAGACATACTGGCTTGTGGGGAAAACTAACTTTACAAAGCCTTTGCCAAAACCACCAGAGATCAAACCAGG GGACAACTGGCAGGAAATGGTGACAGAGGAAATCAAGACACTTTTTCGCAAGGCCAACAGGCAGGTGGACAAACAAAAGATCTGA
- the serpinh1b gene encoding serpin H1b codes for MWVTKVAALCLLALVASAEDKKLSSHATTLADNSANLAFSLYHNMAKEKDTENILISPVVVASSLGMVALGGKASTASQVKTVLSADKLKDEHLHAGLSELLSEVSDAKKRNTTWMINNRLYGPSSVSFADDFVKTSKKHYNYDHSKINFRDKRSAVNSINEWAAKSTGGKLPEITKDVQNADGAMIVNAMFFKPHWDEKFHEKMVDNRGFLVSRSFTVGVPMMHRTGLYDFYEDTENRIFVLNMPLGQKQASMILIMPYHLEPLERLEKLLTRKQVDTWLSKMENKAVAISLPKISVEVSHNLQKHLAELGLTEAVDKAKADLSNISGKKDLYLSNVFHASALELNIEGNPYDTSIFGSEKLRNPKLFYVDHPFIFLVKDNKTNSIMYIGRVVRPKGDKMRDEL; via the exons atgtGGGTGACTAAAGTTGCAGCTCTTTGTCTGCTGGCCCTCGTGGCCTCTGCGGAGGACAAGAAGCTGAGTAGCCATGCCACCACGCTGGCTGACAACAGCGCCAACCTGGCTTTCAG CCTCTACCACAACATGGCAaaggagaaagacacagagaacatcCTCATCTCTCCTGTGGTGGTGGCCTCCTCCCTGGGAATGGTGGCTCTTGGTGGCAAGGCATCCACTGCCTCCCAGGTCAAAACCGTCCTGAGTGCTGACAAACTAAAGGATGAGCATCTGCATGCAGGCCTCTCTGAGCTTCTCTCTGAG GTGAGCGATGCCAAAAAACGCAACACTACCTGGATGATCAACAACCGCCTCTATGGCCCCAGCTCCGTCTCCTTCGCTGATGACTTTGTGAAGACCAGCAAGAAGCACTACAACTATGACCACTCCAAAATAAACTTCAGGGACAAGAGGAGTGCGGTAAACTCCATCAACGAGTGGGCAGCCAAGTCAACAGGTGGAAAGCTGCCTGAGATCACCAAGGATGTGCAGAACGCAGATGGAGCCATGATTGTCAACGCCATGTTCTTCAAGC CTCACTGGGATGAGAAGTTCCATGAAAAAATGGTGGACAACCGTGGTTTCCTTGTTAGTCGCTCATTCACTGTTGGAGTTCCCATGATGCATCGCACAG GTCTGTATGACTTCTATGAGGACACAGAGAACCGTATCTTTGTGCTGAATATGCCCCTGGGCCAGAAACAGGCCTCCATGATACTCATCATGCCCTACCACCTGGAGCCCCTGGAACGCCTGGAGAAACTCCTGACCAGGAAGCAGGTGGACACTTGGCTCAGCAAGATGGAGAACAAGGCCGTGGCCATCTCCCTCCCCAAAATCTCTGTGGAAGTCAGCCACAACCTGCAG AAACACCTGGCTGAGCTGGGCCTGACTGAAGCTGTGGACAAAGCCAAGGCTGACCTGTCCAACATCTCCGGAAAGAAGGACCTCTACCTGTCTAACGTCTTCCATGCGTCAGCCCTGGAACTGAACATTGAAGGAAACCCATATGACACCAGCATCTTCGGCTCTGAGAAATTGAGGAACCCCAAACTCTTCTATGTAGATCACCCCTTCATCTTCCTGGTGAAGGACAATAAGACCAACTCTATCATGTACATTGGCAGAGTCGTTAGACCCAAAGGAGATAAGATGCGTGATGAGctataa